A genome region from Penaeus chinensis breed Huanghai No. 1 chromosome 15, ASM1920278v2, whole genome shotgun sequence includes the following:
- the LOC125032819 gene encoding cytochrome P450 2L1-like, which translates to MHNVLQNATMIVEILLFVVGVILLRYWISRPRGMPPGPMVIPYLGSRLIFTVSQVQAMHKIYGDIFKSEIGSHKLIFLCSNKLIKEALAKMDFADRPRLEVAHFLTDGQEAGVIMSNGKRWQNARRFLLRNLRDLGMGKTYLEESILVEARALVKDFRSCAGDAGSHCRRYDLHDKEVLEPIAILRSIDSSSLAAIVEFFPGVKKLLPGFLQEKLFAAQMKRLKDSIVDLLKDSIDSHSATLDPANPRDVIDEYLIAMDEKSEIAEYFSELDLMRIIFDLFAAGFDTTANTLRWIILYMARFPEVQSRVQQQIDEVVPRDTLPSYQHKSRLPLLEATIQEVLRASSMIHNGVQRAAQTDTYLAGYFIPKGSWVFGCSGICHMDARYWEEPQEFRPERFLDQEGKVKTPKEGFIPFGAGRRGCLGEALSRMELYIFTAALLQNFTFLSSSGRRGGPRSQLQATLCTSV; encoded by the exons ATGCACAAT GTGTTGCAGAACGCCACCATGATTGTAGAGATCCTGCTCTTCGTGGTGGGAGTGATTCTGCTTCGCTATTGGATTTCCAGACCCCGGGGAATGCCACCTG GTCCTATGGTCATACCATATCTTGGCTCCAGGCTCATCTTCACTGTCAGCCAAGTGCAGGCGATGCACAAGATATACGGCGACATATTCAA ATCTGAAATAGGGTCACACAAGTTGATATTCTTGTGCAGTAACAAACTTATCAAAGAAGCTTTAGCGAAGATGGACTTCGCTGATCGACCACGCCTTGAAGTGGCTCACTTTCTCACCGACGGCCAAGAGGCAG GTGTCATAATGAGCAACGGCAAGCGATGGCAGAACGCTCGGAGATTCCTGCTGCGCAACCTTCGTGATCTCGGGATGGGAAAGACCTACCTGGAGGAGAGCATCCTGGTGGAGGCCAGAGCGCTGGTCAAGGACTTCAGATCCTGCGCAGGGGACGCCGGCTCACATT GTAGGCGCTACGATCTCCACGACAAGGAGGTGCTCGAACCCATCGCCATCTTGAGGTCCATCGACTCGTCCTCCTTGGCTGCAATCGTCGAATTTTTTCCTGGTGTAAAGAAACTTCTTCCCGGATTCTTACAGGAGAAGTTATTTGCAGCGCAAATGAAGAGACTGAAGGACAGCATCGTAGATTTACTGaag GACTCAATAGATTCTCACAGTGCCACACTCGATCCGGCCAACCCGCGTGACGTTATTGATGAATATTTAATAGCCATGGACGAAAAGAGTGAAATTGCTGAGTACTTCAGTG AGCTGGATCTGATGAGGATCATCTTCGACCTGTTCGCCGCGGGCTTTGACACGACGGCCAATACCCTGCGCTGGATCATCCTCTACATGGCCAGGTTCCCCGAAGTGCAGAGTCGCGTCCAACAGCAGATCGACGAGGTTGTTCCGCGCGACACCTTGCCCTCATACCAGCACAAGAGTCG GCTGCCGTTACTCGAAGCGACGATCCAGGAGGTTCTTCGTGCGTCGTCCATGATTCACAACGGAGTCCAACGCGCAGCTCAGACTGATACTTACCTGGCTGGCTACTTCATTCCGAAG GGGTCGTGGGTGTTTGGGTGCTCGGGAATATGCCACATGGACGCACGCTACTGGGAAGAACCGCAGGAGTTCCGACCCGAGCGGTTCCTCGACCAGGAAGGGAAAGTCAAAACGCCAAAGGAGGGATTCATCCCCTTTGGTGCAG GACGAAGGGGCTGTCTTGGAGAGGCTCTGTCAAGGATGGAATTGTACATCTTCACGGCAGCCCTTCTGCAGAActtcacctttctctcctccagCGGGCGTCGAGGTGGACCTAGAAGCCAACTCCAAGCAACCCTCTGCACGTCTGTCTAA